The stretch of DNA TAGGCGTGGCGCTGTCCGCACAGTTCGGAGCACTGGCCGTGGAAGGTGCCTTCCTTGTCGGCCTTGAACCACATCTGGTTGAGGCGGCCGGGCACGGCGTCGATCTTGAAGCCGAAGGCCGGCATCGCCCAGGAATGCAGGACGTCCGCGGCGGTGACCTGGATCTTCACGATCTTGCCGATCGGGACCACCATCTCGTTGTCGGTTTGAAGCAGGCGCGGCTGCTTGTCCTCGTCGAGGTTGGCGTCGAAGGTGAAGCCGCCGCCGGCCTCGGTCTGCGGGTACTCGTAGGACCAGTACCATGCGTGGCCGATGACCTTGACGATCATGTCGGCCTTCGGATCCGAGAGCTGCGTGCGCAGCAGACGGAAGGAGGGAATCGCCACCGCGACGAGGATCAGCACCGGAACGATCGTCCAGGCGACCTCGATGGCCGTGTTGTGGGTGGTGCGCGACGGCGTCGGGTTGCGCTTCTCGCCGAAGCGGAAGACGCACCACAGGATCAGGCCCAGAACGAAGACCGAAATGGCCAGCGAGAGCCAGTGCAGGCCGATCTCGAAGCTGAGGATGTCGCGACCGTTCTCGGTCACCTGAACCTGGCGGCTCATCTCCCACGGCTCGGGCTGACCGAAGCCCGCGGCATGGGCGAGGGATATCGGGGAGAGCAGGGCGCCAAAGGCGGCGAGGCTCCAGAGTGACCGGTTTATCGTCCGCACCGTCCGCATCTGCCTCTCGTGGCTCCCCTGACAATCTGGCCGACGCCGGACCTTCCCGTCTTGATTGCGCGCGGGATTGTACCGACGTGACGGAGTACCGGTTGTGTCACCCGGCATTATCCGACCGGCGCTTCAGACCACAAGGGCCGACGCGGTGCAACCGCACAAGCGTCGCATCACGCGCTTTCCAGGCACTTCAAGACCGTCCGTGGCGTGGTCGCACCGGCATAGTGTGCAATGCGTACCCCGGCCGTTGCGTCGCCGAACGGCTGATGAATACGGTTCATGCCCGCCATCGGAGTTTCTAATGTCGACGGTTGCCGACAGCCAGCCCACCGATCTGCCCCCCGCCTCGGTGCGAGTCCCCATGCAGATCGTGGCCTATACCGGCGCACCGCCGCGCTCCGACACGCGGGCCCTCGCGGCCGAAGCGCCGGTCAATCTCGTCTACGGAAGCGTCCCGCATGCCGTCATGATGACCACGCCGGCCGATCTGGAGGATTTCGCCTACGGCTTCAGCCTGACGGAAGGCATCATCGAGAGCGCGTCGGAGATCCGGTCCACACGCATCGAGGTCGGCGCCGATGGTTTGCGACTGCATGTCGAGCTGGCGCCAGGCCGCCTCCGCGAACACCTGGCGCGCAAACGTGCGATCAGCGGCCGCACCGGCTGCGGTGTCTGCGGGATCGAGGATCTGGCGCAGCTCCCGCAGGCACAGCTGCGGAATGCTCCCGATATCCGAGTCCCGCTGCCGGCGATCGCCGCCGCGCTCACGAGCCTCGATGCGGCGCAGGTTCTCGGCGCCGAGACCAGGGCGGTCCACGCGGCTGCCTGGGCGCGGCTCGACGGCTCCGTGGAGGCCGTCCGGGAGGATGTTGGCCGACACAATGCTCTGGATAAGCTGATCGGCGCTCTGATGCGGTCCGGCGCGGCGGTGGATCAGGGCTTCCTGGTGATCACCAGCCGCTGCTCGTTCGAGATGGTCGAGAAGGCGGCCAGCCTGGGCGCGGCGGTCATCGTCGCCATCTCGGCTCCGACCGCGTTGGCGCTCGAACGCGCTCGG from Methylobacterium sp. PvR107 encodes:
- the coxB gene encoding cytochrome c oxidase subunit II, coding for MRTVRTINRSLWSLAAFGALLSPISLAHAAGFGQPEPWEMSRQVQVTENGRDILSFEIGLHWLSLAISVFVLGLILWCVFRFGEKRNPTPSRTTHNTAIEVAWTIVPVLILVAVAIPSFRLLRTQLSDPKADMIVKVIGHAWYWSYEYPQTEAGGGFTFDANLDEDKQPRLLQTDNEMVVPIGKIVKIQVTAADVLHSWAMPAFGFKIDAVPGRLNQMWFKADKEGTFHGQCSELCGQRHAYMPIVVRVVSEQAYADWLKEAKTKYARIDNGTSFAEAR
- the fdhD gene encoding formate dehydrogenase accessory sulfurtransferase FdhD; translated protein: MSTVADSQPTDLPPASVRVPMQIVAYTGAPPRSDTRALAAEAPVNLVYGSVPHAVMMTTPADLEDFAYGFSLTEGIIESASEIRSTRIEVGADGLRLHVELAPGRLREHLARKRAISGRTGCGVCGIEDLAQLPQAQLRNAPDIRVPLPAIAAALTSLDAAQVLGAETRAVHAAAWARLDGSVEAVREDVGRHNALDKLIGALMRSGAAVDQGFLVITSRCSFEMVEKAASLGAAVIVAISAPTALALERARANGITLCAIARADTVTVFTGAERLLLP